In Stanieria sp. NIES-3757, the DNA window CATCCAACTAGGCGATCCTAATAGTTACAGTTGTAATTTAGATCAACACGTTGAATATGCCCACCATATGTTTTTTGGTGATGGCTTAAATCGTCCCAGTCGTACCGAACACCTCTGGATGATGACTCAAATGGCACGTTGGGGACATATTCCCTTTCCTCGTAATTGGGTAGAAATTTTAGAAAGAGTCTGTCGAGTTAGTACTTTTAGTACGGCTGCCAGAGAATTAGGATTGGTTGATATTAAATATCGTCGCAATCCAATTCAGCTATTCGATGGGATTATCTTTGATGCTGAAGATCCCATTGGTTATCTCAATCACTTAGATATCGAACGCAACTTTACTATCGCTGAAGTTCATTTCGATTCTCAAACTCTAGTTGCAGCTTAATTTTAATTATGAATGATGATCGATGAACGCAAAATAAAAAAATACCTAGTTATTTTTATTTTTCATCGTTGATTTTTAACCTTTGACTTTTGATTTTTAACTTTTGACTCATGCAAGCTTCTAATAAACAAGTATTACAATTTCAACCCCGTTCGATTCAAAATACTCCCTTTCTCAAAATCGAAGGAGTTTCAAAAGTATATCCTACTCCTACAGGACCTTATACAGTTTTAGAAAACGTCAATTTAACTGTTAACGAAGGAGAATTTATCTGCGTTATTGGTCACTCTGGTTGCGGTAAATCTACCCTTTTGAATATGGTTTCTGGTTTTGCTCATCCTACTACAGGTTCAGTAACAGTAGGTGGAAAAACCATTACCGAACCAGGTCCCGATCGCATGGTAGTATTTCAAAACTATGCCCTTCTACCTTGGCTAACAGTATTTGATAATGTTTACTTAGCAGTTGATTCAGTTCATCCCAACAAACCCGAACAGGAAAAACGCGCTATTGTCAGAGAACATCTAGCTTTAGTAGGTTTAACCGAAGCAGCAGAGAAAAAACCGACTCAAATCTCTGGTGGTATGAAACAAAGAGTTTCTATTGCCAGGGCGTTAGCGATTCGTCCAGAAGTCCTAATTTTAGACGAACCTTTTGGAGCTTTAGATGCTATCACTAAAGAGGAACTACAAGAAGAATTGCTGAAAATTTGGAACGATCATCGCTGTACTGTTTTAATGATCACTCACGATATCGATGAGGCATTATTTTTAGCAGATAAGTTAGTTATGATGACTAATGGTCCTGCTGCTGGCATTGGAGAAATTATGAATATCGATTTTCCTCGTCCACGCAACCGAGATCAAATTATGGAACAGCCAGAATATTATGATTTGCGTAACTATGCCCTAGACTTTCTCTACAATCGTTTTGCTCATGATGATGCAGCTTAATTGAGATTATCAATATTGACAGTTGTTCATTGTCTCTATTTTCTCTTCTACTTTCAGGTAGAAGAGATTTTTTTTACAAGCTTGACTATATTATCGGCAATTAAACGGATTTAATATTATAAATTTTTCCGCCTACCTACTTAATTGTTGTTGACAATACAACTTTTCATCGTTCCCAGTTCATAAATAAAATTGTGGCAGAAGTAGGATGTGAAATCTGCTATCTTCCCACATATTCCCCAGATTTAAATAAAATTGAACGCTGGTGGTTTGTACTCACGAATTGGATGAAGCACCGATGGGATGAATTTGAAGAATGGAGTGATTGCGTCGATGCTGCCTTCACAAAATCTCCTAACGTATACGCGTAGTGCTATAGCGTAGAGTCGAGCCTGGAATAACTTTGTTTAGTTTTATAGCCAAAATTAAAAATTAGGAAGTAAAATTGGTAGACTATTTCTAAGTATATTTAACTAAATATTTTTGTAATAATACCACAAAGAGTTAGTAAATTCTACGGTGTTTAGACTTGCTTGAATTTAACTCGTAAACGTTAGAAAACAAACAGACATTCATTTAGATCGAGCGTTTTATTAATTGAAGAATGTACGGAGTAGTTATGAATACAACGTTTAATTACGCAATTTTGCCAGTATTAAGTATTACAGCTTTTGCCAATCTTCTCAGCGGACAAGTAGCTCAAGCAGAAATGACTGAGAAGATTTTCCATTCTGCAAGCCAATTAACTGAAACATCAAACCAGAATGCATCTCAGGGAGCTTCTAATACCCTAGCTCAAACCGATACTGAAA includes these proteins:
- a CDS encoding nitrate ABC transporter, ATPase subunits C and D, which codes for MQASNKQVLQFQPRSIQNTPFLKIEGVSKVYPTPTGPYTVLENVNLTVNEGEFICVIGHSGCGKSTLLNMVSGFAHPTTGSVTVGGKTITEPGPDRMVVFQNYALLPWLTVFDNVYLAVDSVHPNKPEQEKRAIVREHLALVGLTEAAEKKPTQISGGMKQRVSIARALAIRPEVLILDEPFGALDAITKEELQEELLKIWNDHRCTVLMITHDIDEALFLADKLVMMTNGPAAGIGEIMNIDFPRPRNRDQIMEQPEYYDLRNYALDFLYNRFAHDDAA